A genomic region of Desulfuromonas sp. TF contains the following coding sequences:
- a CDS encoding iron-containing alcohol dehydrogenase encodes MVNTGSTHCKFEVPEIIFGRRLLNQVGSCARRMGGKKVFLVSDQGVFEAGWVDVVMRSLLEEGLAFVFYDQVTPNPKDFEIDQGAREYIRHGADVIVGLGGGSAMDAAKGIAILVSNGGSIKDYEGSDKIHRPLPPLVLCPTTCGTGSDVSQFVVVNDTEKHCKITIMSRCVAPDISLTDPDTLETLPDEYVCTTATDALSHAVEAFFSVASSSLTDVNALKAIRLLSKSYVRAVRERRPEDLENLSRASLHAGMAFSNSLLGIVHALAHPIGGLYNANHGSVNAVLLPEVLRFDIPVVTEKLPELAWALGHHVDEDSRGGAAEIAQETIESLLDAGCAPRSLRSLGVRWEDLPDLAEKATRDVCILTSPREADADDLLKILEKAF; translated from the coding sequence ATGGTGAATACGGGCAGCACTCACTGCAAATTCGAAGTTCCGGAGATCATCTTCGGACGCCGGCTCCTGAATCAGGTCGGCTCCTGTGCCAGAAGGATGGGGGGCAAAAAGGTTTTTCTGGTCAGCGATCAGGGTGTATTCGAGGCGGGCTGGGTCGATGTGGTCATGCGCAGCCTGCTGGAGGAGGGGCTGGCGTTCGTCTTCTACGATCAGGTGACGCCTAATCCCAAGGACTTCGAGATCGACCAGGGAGCCAGGGAATATATCCGCCATGGCGCCGACGTCATTGTCGGACTGGGCGGCGGAAGCGCCATGGACGCCGCCAAGGGGATCGCCATCCTCGTCTCCAACGGCGGCAGCATCAAGGATTACGAGGGGTCCGATAAGATTCACCGGCCCCTTCCGCCTCTGGTGCTCTGTCCGACCACCTGTGGAACGGGCTCGGATGTTTCCCAGTTCGTCGTCGTGAACGACACGGAAAAGCACTGCAAAATAACAATAATGAGCCGCTGCGTGGCGCCCGATATCAGCCTGACCGATCCGGACACCCTGGAGACGCTCCCCGATGAATACGTCTGCACCACCGCCACCGACGCTCTCAGCCATGCGGTGGAGGCCTTTTTCTCCGTCGCCTCTTCCAGCCTCACCGACGTCAACGCCTTGAAAGCCATTCGCCTGCTCTCCAAAAGTTATGTCCGCGCCGTTCGCGAGCGCCGCCCGGAAGATCTCGAAAACCTCTCCAGGGCGAGCCTTCACGCAGGCATGGCTTTTTCCAATTCCCTGCTCGGTATCGTGCATGCCCTCGCTCACCCGATCGGGGGCCTCTACAACGCCAATCACGGCAGCGTCAATGCCGTGCTCCTGCCGGAAGTGCTGCGCTTTGATATCCCGGTGGTGACGGAGAAGCTTCCCGAACTGGCCTGGGCCCTCGGCCACCATGTCGATGAAGATTCGAGAGGGGGGGCGGCGGAGATAGCCCAGGAGACAATCGAGTCGCTCCTCGATGCCGGCTGCGCCCCCCGCTCTCTTCGCAGTCTTGGAGTCCGCTGGGAAGATCTTCCGGATCTCGCGGAGAAGGCGACCAGGGATGTATGCATCCTGACGTCGCCCCGGGAAGCCGATGCCGACGACCTGCTCAAGATTCTGGAAAAGGCTTTTTGA
- the mftA gene encoding variant-type mycofactocin precursor, translating to METKMENEKQTNETCNEEPRILEDIQVEELAIDGICGVY from the coding sequence ATGGAAACGAAAATGGAAAACGAAAAGCAGACGAACGAGACGTGCAACGAAGAGCCCCGTATCCTGGAAGACATCCAGGTTGAAGAGCTCGCGATCGACGGCATCTGCGGAGTGTACTGA
- a CDS encoding NUDIX domain-containing protein translates to MGTRHSHCSFCGTGFPDPENWPRRCGGCGHTTYLNPLPVVVVLLPVGEGLVVIRRNIEPQKGTLTLPGGYIDIGETWQEGARRELLEETGIDIGGSIISLYDVRNGLDNTLVIFGLAERQPGEVLKPFSSKETQEVALIEGPTELGFPLHTAVVARYFSEIVRDDG, encoded by the coding sequence ATGGGAACCAGACACTCTCACTGTTCTTTCTGCGGAACAGGATTTCCCGATCCGGAAAACTGGCCGAGGCGTTGCGGCGGATGCGGCCACACGACCTACCTCAACCCTCTTCCGGTGGTGGTGGTGCTTCTGCCGGTGGGAGAGGGTCTCGTTGTCATCCGCAGGAATATCGAACCGCAGAAGGGCACCCTCACCCTTCCGGGAGGGTACATCGACATCGGCGAGACGTGGCAGGAGGGGGCGCGGCGAGAGTTGCTGGAGGAGACGGGGATCGACATAGGCGGCAGCATAATCAGCCTCTATGACGTGCGGAACGGCCTGGATAACACCCTGGTGATCTTTGGGCTGGCCGAGCGGCAGCCCGGCGAGGTCCTGAAGCCGTTCAGCTCCAAGGAGACGCAGGAAGTCGCCCTGATCGAAGGCCCGACGGAACTGGGGTTTCCTCTCCATACGGCGGTGGTGGCGAGGTATTTTTCTGAGATTGTGCGGGACGATGGATGA
- a CDS encoding VWA domain-containing protein translates to MEAIITRFVAELRREGLRVSPGESLDAVCALAYGGLEGRCQVRSLLRLTLVKNVNDIPAFEKVFKRFFSSYPEGMGVDPADLLDEAIISMEGEAMLGTNPEMVNENMSLAMVEAGLSPEDLKDLQRLKEIDLDQLDGSEMEIRLKGYRGEAGAPRPSMRMPQNPVTMAFKPPSGQKRDVTFSQQELDAMQDAVSRMILRLKKDIRRVKNRENRGKIHVIRTIQKNYRNGMVPFLLELRRKRKQKPRLVVLCDVSFSVSHASQFMLLLLHTLHNRLMDVRSFIFNAELAEITEMLSNSPINTMMKNIDSGEIVNLDDNSDYGKVFLTFKEKYLENLRGRPAVIFLGDARNNYNKANEWVLDQVREKAGYMLWLTPEDRSLWKRGDCLIEEYGAWCDKVEVVKNVEELNLIVEDLFRNLYLEEEHRSMKSVNKVEEDQEYDYRDYYTRGGSGSAPSLDPEGRSHW, encoded by the coding sequence ATGGAAGCCATCATCACCAGGTTTGTCGCCGAACTGAGAAGGGAAGGGCTGCGGGTATCTCCCGGAGAGAGCCTCGATGCGGTCTGCGCCCTCGCTTACGGAGGGCTTGAAGGGCGCTGCCAGGTGCGCAGCCTGCTGCGCCTGACGCTGGTGAAGAATGTCAACGACATCCCCGCCTTCGAGAAGGTTTTTAAACGTTTCTTCAGCAGCTACCCGGAAGGCATGGGAGTGGATCCCGCCGACCTGCTCGATGAGGCGATCATCAGCATGGAGGGGGAGGCGATGCTCGGCACCAACCCTGAGATGGTCAATGAAAACATGTCTCTGGCGATGGTCGAAGCCGGCCTGAGCCCCGAAGATCTGAAGGATCTGCAGCGGCTCAAAGAGATCGATCTCGATCAGCTCGACGGGTCGGAGATGGAAATACGGCTCAAAGGCTACCGGGGAGAGGCGGGAGCCCCGCGGCCCTCCATGCGGATGCCTCAGAATCCTGTCACCATGGCCTTCAAGCCCCCGAGCGGACAGAAGCGCGACGTGACCTTTTCGCAGCAGGAACTCGATGCGATGCAGGATGCGGTCTCACGGATGATCCTGCGTCTGAAAAAGGATATCCGCCGAGTGAAAAACAGGGAAAACCGAGGGAAAATCCATGTCATCCGCACAATCCAGAAAAATTATCGCAACGGCATGGTGCCTTTTCTGCTGGAATTGCGCCGCAAGCGCAAACAGAAGCCGAGACTCGTGGTTCTCTGCGACGTCAGCTTCTCCGTCAGCCATGCGTCGCAGTTCATGCTGCTGTTGCTTCATACCCTGCACAACCGCCTGATGGATGTCCGCAGCTTCATATTCAACGCGGAGCTGGCGGAAATCACCGAGATGCTCTCCAACTCGCCGATCAACACCATGATGAAAAACATCGACAGCGGCGAGATCGTCAACCTGGACGACAACAGCGATTACGGCAAGGTGTTCCTGACCTTCAAGGAAAAATATCTCGAAAACCTGCGCGGCAGACCGGCCGTGATTTTTCTCGGGGATGCCCGCAACAACTATAATAAGGCCAATGAGTGGGTGCTCGATCAGGTTCGCGAGAAGGCCGGCTACATGCTCTGGCTGACTCCGGAAGATCGATCGCTGTGGAAAAGGGGCGATTGCCTGATCGAAGAGTATGGGGCCTGGTGCGACAAGGTCGAGGTGGTTAAGAATGTCGAAGAGTTGAACCTGATTGTCGAAGATCTCTTCCGCAACCTCTACCTTGAAGAGGAGCACCGGTCCATGAAGTCCGTCAACAAGGTCGAGGAAGATCAGGAATATGACTATCGCGATTATTACACCCGCGGCGGCAGCGGTTCGGCGCCGAGTCTGGATCCCGAGGGTCGGAGCCACTGGTGA
- a CDS encoding sigma-54 dependent transcriptional regulator has protein sequence MSGKIDKNIKVLVVEDEAPLRELLQAELTRSGYKVHVASGGEEGLNRYREEVYSVVLLDVRMPDADGVDVLRQMRAESNIPEIIMFTGHGNIETAVECIKLGAYDYLTKPVKLDELEMVLDKAYEKNRLRVENINLKMEVGKLDNHRIVGKSPAMIKVLETVKRWGGVDEHVLIFGESGTGKELIARAVHDASRRADKPFVTVNCGRLNVHTAESELFGHMQGAYTGALKGRAGLFELADTGTLFMDEVSEMPLDVQVKLLRVLETSTFRRLGGNRDISVDVRFVFASNKNLNECVARGDFREDLYHRINLLPINLPPLRERREDILPLVWHFLRTGNDRRGESWEITEEAILALCAHDWPGNVRELSNTIRRACILAHETVISTELLPFSLPKNLLLNQGGGVEVETVPLWVVERDHIQKVIEKVEGNKSRAAKILEIDRKTLYTKLERYGLSA, from the coding sequence ATGTCGGGAAAAATAGATAAAAACATCAAGGTTCTGGTCGTCGAGGATGAGGCGCCGCTTCGGGAGCTGCTGCAGGCCGAACTGACGAGGAGCGGCTACAAGGTCCATGTCGCTTCCGGCGGCGAAGAGGGACTGAACCGATATCGGGAGGAAGTCTACAGCGTGGTTCTTCTCGACGTTCGGATGCCCGATGCGGACGGGGTGGACGTCCTGCGGCAGATGCGGGCCGAATCGAACATCCCGGAGATCATCATGTTCACCGGCCACGGCAATATCGAGACGGCTGTCGAGTGCATCAAGCTCGGCGCCTACGACTACCTGACCAAGCCCGTAAAGCTGGATGAGCTGGAAATGGTCCTCGATAAGGCCTATGAAAAGAACAGGCTGCGGGTCGAGAACATCAATCTGAAGATGGAGGTCGGCAAGCTGGACAATCACCGGATCGTCGGCAAGAGCCCGGCCATGATCAAGGTGCTGGAAACGGTCAAGCGCTGGGGGGGGGTCGACGAACACGTGCTCATTTTCGGCGAGAGCGGCACCGGTAAGGAACTCATCGCCCGGGCCGTTCACGATGCCAGCCGTCGCGCCGACAAGCCCTTCGTCACCGTCAATTGCGGCCGTCTCAACGTGCATACCGCGGAAAGCGAACTCTTCGGGCACATGCAGGGCGCCTATACCGGTGCGCTGAAGGGGAGGGCCGGGCTCTTTGAGCTGGCCGATACAGGCACCCTGTTCATGGACGAGGTTTCCGAGATGCCCCTCGATGTCCAGGTTAAACTGCTGCGTGTCCTGGAAACCAGCACCTTCAGACGCCTGGGCGGTAACCGGGACATCAGCGTCGACGTGCGCTTCGTTTTTGCGTCCAACAAGAACCTGAATGAGTGCGTCGCCCGGGGCGATTTCCGCGAAGACCTCTATCATCGAATCAATCTTTTGCCCATCAATCTGCCCCCCCTGCGTGAGAGGCGCGAGGACATCCTCCCCTTGGTATGGCATTTCCTGCGCACGGGAAACGATCGGCGGGGGGAGAGCTGGGAGATCACCGAAGAGGCGATCCTGGCCCTGTGCGCACACGACTGGCCCGGCAATGTGCGGGAGTTGAGCAATACGATCCGTCGGGCATGCATCCTTGCCCACGAAACAGTGATTTCGACGGAGCTGCTCCCTTTCTCCCTCCCCAAAAACCTGCTGCTGAATCAGGGCGGCGGAGTGGAGGTGGAGACGGTTCCCCTGTGGGTGGTTGAACGCGACCATATCCAGAAGGTCATCGAAAAGGTCGAAGGGAACAAGAGCCGGGCCGCAAAGATATTGGAAATCGATCGAAAGACGCTATACACAAAACTCGAAAGGTACGGCCTCTCCGCCTGA
- a CDS encoding iron-containing alcohol dehydrogenase family protein, which yields MPHFKDQKRTLSLEKQEYPIKMQHAYPSVNIGWGAHTMVGNDAKALGMTNALIVTTGLRGTGIIDAIQGVLKHAGVASEVFSKATPNPKDFEVMEGAKVLASGKFDGLISIGGGSTTDCCKAIKLVYSHDGQDVRSFEGAFKATKPNKIPHLAINTTSGTGSEVSCFSIINHTEKMYKMALFDPNCTPSKSVNDPLLHQCMPQELAAYTGMDALTHAVEAIASRLCVQSAYGPGLWAITEIFGNLRQSANNRNNDKAIEQMVWAEMAAAYSFNSAGLGIVHSMAHAMGGLYDSPHGLCNAIALVDVCRLNLPACPERFAMMARAAGIDTNGISDMKAGEKFIDMIQELKDDLGITTTFGDLGLQDKDLDGLSKFAAADICSEGNPVDIGFENMRAVFKGCM from the coding sequence ATGCCACATTTCAAAGACCAAAAACGCACCCTGAGCCTTGAAAAACAAGAGTACCCCATCAAGATGCAGCACGCCTATCCCTCGGTCAATATCGGCTGGGGCGCGCATACGATGGTTGGCAACGATGCCAAAGCCCTGGGCATGACCAACGCCCTGATCGTCACCACGGGTCTTCGGGGAACCGGGATCATCGACGCCATCCAGGGGGTTTTGAAGCACGCGGGCGTCGCCTCAGAGGTTTTCAGCAAGGCGACCCCCAACCCCAAAGACTTCGAAGTCATGGAAGGCGCCAAGGTTCTGGCTTCCGGCAAATTCGACGGCCTTATCAGCATCGGCGGCGGCAGCACCACCGACTGCTGCAAGGCTATCAAGCTGGTTTACAGCCATGACGGTCAGGACGTCCGTTCTTTCGAGGGCGCCTTCAAGGCGACCAAGCCGAACAAGATCCCCCATCTTGCCATCAACACCACTTCGGGAACCGGTTCGGAGGTCTCCTGCTTCTCGATCATCAATCACACCGAGAAGATGTACAAGATGGCCCTGTTCGATCCCAACTGCACCCCGAGCAAGTCCGTCAACGACCCCCTGCTTCATCAGTGCATGCCCCAGGAACTGGCTGCCTATACCGGCATGGATGCCTTGACCCATGCCGTAGAAGCGATCGCATCCCGCCTTTGTGTGCAGTCGGCCTACGGCCCCGGCCTCTGGGCGATCACGGAGATCTTCGGCAATCTGCGCCAGTCGGCGAACAACCGCAACAACGACAAGGCCATCGAGCAGATGGTCTGGGCCGAAATGGCCGCCGCCTACAGCTTCAACAGCGCCGGTCTCGGCATCGTCCACAGCATGGCCCACGCCATGGGCGGTCTCTACGACTCGCCGCACGGGCTCTGCAATGCCATCGCCCTGGTCGACGTCTGTCGCCTCAACCTGCCGGCATGCCCCGAGCGCTTCGCCATGATGGCCCGCGCCGCCGGCATCGACACCAACGGCATATCGGACATGAAAGCCGGCGAGAAGTTCATCGACATGATCCAGGAGCTCAAGGACGACCTGGGGATCACCACCACCTTCGGTGACCTCGGCCTGCAGGATAAGGATCTCGACGGTCTGTCCAAGTTCGCCGCCGCTGATATCTGCTCCGAAGGCAATCCCGTGGATATCGGCTTTGAAAATATGCGCGCCGTTTTCAAGGGATGCATGTAA
- a CDS encoding sensor histidine kinase, whose product RVKTKARFVPHPSSRTISEKYLATTVRESYRCKAIIDNLLSFGRKSDGSAVKVDMNMVLQEILELLRYQSSYRRIQVDANLRQDLPRVLGDPSGLRQVCMNLLVNAHQAINGPGRVEVTTDRIDEATISVVIRDSGCGMAQNILDRIWEPFFTTKEVGKGVGLGLALSYNIVKRHGGEIRLESRVGEGSQFTVLLPVAEIRDAGRGTRDG is encoded by the coding sequence GACGGGTAAAGACAAAGGCAAGGTTCGTCCCTCATCCATCGTCCCGCACAATCTCAGAAAAATACCTCGCCACCACCGTCCGGGAGTCCTATCGCTGCAAGGCAATTATCGACAACCTGCTCAGCTTCGGTCGAAAATCGGACGGATCGGCTGTCAAGGTGGATATGAATATGGTCCTGCAGGAGATTCTGGAGCTCCTGAGATACCAGTCAAGCTACCGGCGGATTCAGGTCGATGCCAACCTTAGACAAGACCTTCCCCGGGTCCTCGGAGATCCCTCAGGACTGCGCCAGGTCTGCATGAACCTGCTCGTCAACGCCCATCAGGCCATCAATGGTCCGGGCAGGGTGGAAGTGACCACGGATAGGATCGATGAGGCCACGATATCTGTCGTGATCCGCGACAGCGGCTGCGGCATGGCTCAGAATATCCTCGACCGGATATGGGAGCCGTTCTTCACGACCAAGGAAGTCGGCAAGGGGGTGGGTTTGGGCCTTGCCCTGTCTTACAATATCGTCAAACGACACGGGGGGGAAATCCGGCTGGAAAGCCGGGTGGGCGAGGGATCGCAGTTCACCGTGCTGCTGCCGGTGGCGGAGATCCGGGACGCGGGACGAGGAACCCGGGACGGGTAA
- a CDS encoding nitrogen regulation protein NR(II) encodes MDKIKHARVDEAHLDQLLGLSSSKIGFYADVKQKIQELEAANIGLRAKKSELQAVFDAISDGLIVFDHRAVIQHRNHVCARLFPAQTLVGKGCRHIFHKDRSRAPESCPVERALAGESCQVSITFSRDEEGKSLPRHFDISATTIEDPSGSNRALLFLRDVTEKRTQELQLMQAEKMSSLGVLAAGVAHEINNPLNSVAGYAEALLRRFRDAPDLAVDPRLEDFQGYLNVIIREAYRCKGVIDGLLSFSRKSDGTISAVDVNELMKEVLELLRHKSRYDKVSIDFDGCADPPVVKGDAAALRQVFLNLVLNAVQAIDGPGLVAISTAVKGDEVVVRVRDTGSGIAPETLDQIWNPFFTTKSVGQGLGLGLAVSYNIVKKHSGEVQVETEIGKGTLFSVRLPACREK; translated from the coding sequence ATGGACAAGATCAAACATGCCCGGGTCGACGAAGCCCATCTCGATCAGCTGCTGGGGCTGAGCAGCTCCAAAATCGGCTTTTACGCCGATGTGAAGCAGAAGATCCAGGAACTCGAAGCCGCCAATATCGGCCTGCGAGCCAAGAAAAGCGAACTGCAGGCGGTCTTTGACGCCATCAGCGACGGGCTCATCGTCTTCGACCACCGTGCGGTCATCCAGCACCGGAATCATGTCTGCGCGCGGCTGTTTCCGGCGCAGACCCTGGTGGGCAAGGGGTGCCGGCACATCTTTCACAAGGATAGAAGCCGAGCTCCGGAGAGCTGCCCGGTAGAGCGGGCTCTGGCCGGAGAGAGCTGCCAGGTTTCGATAACCTTCTCCAGGGATGAAGAAGGGAAGAGCCTTCCCCGCCATTTCGACATCAGCGCCACTACCATCGAGGATCCCTCCGGCAGCAACCGGGCCCTGCTGTTTCTGCGGGATGTGACCGAGAAGCGTACCCAGGAACTTCAGCTGATGCAGGCAGAGAAGATGTCCTCCCTCGGGGTGCTGGCCGCCGGAGTGGCGCACGAGATCAACAATCCCCTGAACTCAGTGGCGGGATATGCAGAGGCGCTGCTGCGCCGGTTCCGTGACGCTCCGGATCTGGCGGTCGACCCCCGCCTGGAGGATTTCCAAGGGTACCTCAATGTCATCATCCGTGAGGCGTATCGTTGCAAGGGGGTCATCGACGGTCTCCTGAGTTTCAGCCGCAAGTCCGACGGCACCATCAGTGCCGTCGATGTCAATGAATTGATGAAGGAGGTTCTGGAGCTTCTCAGGCACAAATCCCGTTACGACAAGGTCTCCATCGATTTCGACGGCTGTGCCGACCCCCCGGTCGTCAAGGGTGATGCCGCCGCTCTGCGCCAGGTCTTTCTGAATCTGGTGCTGAACGCTGTCCAGGCCATCGACGGCCCCGGTCTGGTGGCGATCTCCACGGCGGTCAAGGGGGACGAGGTGGTCGTCAGGGTTCGGGATACCGGCAGCGGGATAGCCCCGGAGACTCTCGATCAGATATGGAATCCCTTCTTTACCACCAAGTCGGTGGGACAGGGTCTCGGACTGGGGTTGGCGGTTTCATATAATATCGTCAAAAAGCACAGCGGAGAAGTACAGGTGGAAACGGAGATTGGCAAGGGAACTCTCTTTTCGGTAAGGTTGCCGGCATGTCGGGAAAAATAG
- a CDS encoding PAS domain-containing sensor histidine kinase, translating into MKNRRKIPTEQIELEAKVEELRRSREELEASRNKYALLYDFAPVGYFTFDPEGLIRSVNLTGVRLLGIDRSALIDHRFEHFVADEDCFVFANFIRTVFAGQGKETCRLRLATGGPQPLYVRIEAMATESGEECLAVLVDITEKKGAEQALSESEYNLAKAQSMTHVGSWSFDPVTAEVKASDELLRILRLRPEETTQEAFARVVHPEDHENVMAHLRRGIDHGKSYEIEHRLQFDDGTSKWVYTIVEPSVNSAGKVVKLYGTTQDITQRKQAEVELRNKTNELQTIFDSIGDGITVYDHDGLIQHHNLISPQLFPKETVPGKSCRELFHPEAAAQPRECPVEKALKGERVDTTLVLPREGQKIRYVELTATPIRDAWGEKNRALVFFRDVSEKRLQEMHLIQTEKMSSIGVLATGIAHEINNPLTSVAGFAEALLRRFRDEPLLKADARLDVFEHYLEM; encoded by the coding sequence TTGAAGAATCGGAGAAAAATTCCGACCGAACAGATCGAATTGGAAGCGAAGGTCGAGGAGCTGCGACGTTCCCGGGAGGAACTCGAGGCGTCGAGGAACAAGTACGCTCTTCTGTACGATTTCGCCCCGGTGGGCTATTTCACCTTCGACCCCGAGGGGCTCATCCGTTCGGTCAACCTCACGGGCGTGCGCCTGTTGGGGATAGACCGTTCCGCCCTGATCGACCATCGCTTCGAGCATTTTGTCGCCGACGAAGATTGCTTTGTTTTCGCCAATTTCATTCGAACGGTCTTCGCGGGCCAGGGAAAGGAGACCTGCAGACTGCGCCTCGCGACGGGAGGTCCTCAACCTCTCTATGTCCGGATCGAAGCCATGGCGACCGAATCGGGGGAAGAATGTCTGGCAGTGCTGGTCGACATCACCGAGAAGAAAGGGGCGGAGCAGGCGCTTTCGGAGAGTGAATACAACCTGGCCAAAGCCCAGTCCATGACTCATGTGGGCTCGTGGAGCTTCGATCCCGTGACCGCCGAGGTGAAGGCTTCGGACGAGCTGCTGCGCATCCTGCGCCTGCGACCGGAAGAGACGACGCAGGAGGCTTTTGCCCGCGTGGTCCACCCCGAGGATCATGAGAACGTCATGGCGCATCTTCGCCGGGGTATCGACCATGGCAAGAGTTATGAAATCGAACATCGCCTGCAATTTGACGACGGCACCTCCAAATGGGTCTATACGATCGTCGAGCCTTCGGTCAACAGTGCCGGCAAGGTGGTAAAACTCTACGGCACCACCCAGGACATCACTCAGCGCAAGCAGGCCGAAGTCGAACTGCGGAACAAGACCAATGAGCTGCAGACGATCTTCGACTCGATCGGCGACGGCATCACGGTCTATGACCATGACGGGCTGATCCAGCATCACAATCTCATAAGTCCGCAGCTCTTTCCCAAGGAGACCGTGCCGGGGAAGTCGTGCCGGGAACTTTTTCATCCGGAAGCCGCCGCACAGCCGCGGGAGTGCCCGGTCGAAAAAGCTCTCAAAGGCGAGCGAGTGGATACGACTCTTGTTCTCCCGCGAGAAGGGCAGAAAATCCGGTATGTGGAGCTTACCGCCACCCCCATAAGAGACGCCTGGGGCGAAAAAAACCGCGCCCTGGTCTTCTTCCGGGACGTCTCGGAAAAGCGGCTGCAGGAGATGCACCTGATCCAGACCGAGAAGATGTCGAGTATCGGCGTGCTGGCCACCGGCATCGCCCATGAGATCAACAATCCCCTCACCTCGGTGGCGGGCTTCGCCGAAGCGCTGCTGCGTCGCTTTCGCGACGAACCGCTCCTGAAAGCGGATGCACGGCTGGACGTCTTCGAGCATTATCTGGAGATGAT
- a CDS encoding MoxR family ATPase — translation MITEQKVKELLRTGGYIADEAIATAVFLALRMEKPILIEGPPGVGKTGLAKTLSQVMDLPLVRLQCYEGIDEGKALYDWEYGKQLLYTQMLRTQLDNRLCAANDLRDAVEQLASEESLFFSRNFLVQRPILRSFLSEKRSVLLIDEIDRSDDEFEALLLECLSDFQVSIPELGVLEAINKPLAILTSNGTRMISDALRRRCLYLYIDYPEMEREVRIVRARFPDLCDELAQQMVGFLRKARELNLRKPPSVSETLDWAEVLSILHVTRLTPEVVANTVGVISKHQADLKQVIELAVGELG, via the coding sequence ATGATAACCGAACAGAAGGTAAAAGAGCTCCTCCGCACCGGGGGTTACATTGCCGATGAGGCCATTGCCACCGCCGTTTTTCTCGCCCTGCGGATGGAGAAGCCGATCCTGATCGAGGGACCTCCCGGTGTCGGCAAGACAGGCCTCGCAAAGACTCTTTCCCAGGTCATGGATCTGCCGCTGGTGCGGCTCCAGTGCTATGAGGGGATCGACGAAGGCAAGGCTCTCTACGATTGGGAATACGGCAAGCAACTGCTCTATACCCAGATGCTGCGCACCCAGCTCGACAATCGGCTTTGCGCCGCTAACGATCTTCGCGACGCCGTTGAGCAACTGGCCAGCGAAGAGAGCCTGTTTTTCTCCCGTAATTTCCTGGTGCAGCGCCCGATACTGCGCAGCTTTCTGTCGGAGAAACGCTCGGTGCTGCTGATCGACGAAATCGACCGTTCCGATGATGAGTTCGAAGCGCTGCTGCTGGAGTGTCTGAGCGATTTTCAGGTCTCCATCCCGGAGCTTGGAGTTCTCGAGGCCATCAACAAACCACTGGCGATCCTCACCAGCAACGGCACCCGGATGATCTCCGACGCTTTGCGTCGGCGCTGCCTCTATCTCTACATCGATTACCCCGAGATGGAACGCGAGGTCCGGATAGTCAGGGCCCGCTTCCCCGATCTCTGTGACGAGCTGGCACAACAGATGGTCGGTTTTCTGCGGAAAGCCCGCGAGCTCAACCTGCGCAAGCCGCCCAGCGTCTCCGAGACCCTCGACTGGGCTGAGGTTCTCTCCATTCTTCATGTGACCAGATTGACTCCGGAAGTGGTTGCCAATACCGTCGGCGTGATCTCCAAGCATCAAGCCGACCTGAAGCAGGTGATCGAGCTGGCGGTAGGGGAACTGGGCTAG
- the mftB gene encoding mycofactocin biosynthesis chaperone MftB (MftB, a small protein, is a peptide chaperone that assists the radical SAM enzyme MftC in performing two modifications to the C-terminal Val-Tyr dipeptide of the mycofactocin precursor peptide, MftA. MftB's role is analogous to the role of PqqD in the biosynthesis of PQQ, a cofactor that derives entirely from a Tyr and a Glu in the precursor PqqA.): protein MAAAGIRLHPACRVRQERFGLLFYDSRGPRLLFAQTGNLLASDFFSDVRGKEELPAGLTGAEEKVLQKFIAQLLERGFLREQPIC from the coding sequence ATGGCTGCGGCAGGCATAAGGCTGCATCCGGCCTGCCGCGTGCGGCAGGAGAGGTTCGGCCTCCTTTTTTACGATTCCAGGGGGCCGCGTCTTCTCTTCGCCCAGACCGGAAACCTGCTTGCTTCGGACTTCTTCAGCGACGTCCGGGGCAAGGAGGAGCTTCCGGCCGGTTTGACGGGAGCGGAGGAGAAGGTTCTGCAGAAATTCATCGCGCAACTGCTTGAAAGGGGGTTCCTCCGTGAGCAACCGATTTGTTGA